From a single Nitrospirota bacterium genomic region:
- a CDS encoding ABC transporter ATP-binding protein, giving the protein MLEIRNIDVFYGDVQVIWDVAFEVKKGEIVALIGANGAGKSTTLKTISGIVRPRKGEVVFDGALIHKIEPYKLIEQGLALCPEARRLFVEMTVEENLDMGSLKGEAKKQRLKTKEMVFELFPRLGERRRQLSGTLSGGEQQMVAIGRGLMSLPKLLMFDEPSLGLAPILVREVFNVIKRIREAGTTVLIVEQNTKQTLSIADRAYVLETGRITLQGTGQALLNDEHVKKAYLGV; this is encoded by the coding sequence GTGCTTGAGATAAGGAACATAGACGTCTTCTATGGAGATGTCCAGGTGATCTGGGATGTTGCCTTTGAGGTGAAAAAAGGTGAGATCGTCGCCCTCATCGGTGCAAACGGAGCAGGCAAGTCAACAACCCTGAAGACGATCTCCGGGATAGTGAGGCCCCGAAAGGGTGAGGTGGTCTTTGACGGAGCCCTGATCCATAAAATCGAACCCTACAAACTGATAGAGCAGGGATTGGCCCTCTGTCCTGAGGCAAGAAGACTGTTCGTGGAGATGACCGTGGAAGAGAACCTGGACATGGGTTCATTGAAGGGCGAGGCGAAGAAACAGAGACTGAAGACCAAGGAGATGGTATTTGAGCTCTTTCCGAGGCTCGGTGAGCGGAGAAGGCAGCTTAGCGGGACATTGAGTGGCGGTGAACAGCAGATGGTTGCTATAGGAAGAGGCCTGATGTCTTTGCCGAAATTGCTGATGTTTGACGAACCATCGCTCGGGCTCGCCCCTATTCTTGTCAGAGAGGTCTTTAATGTCATCAAGCGGATACGGGAAGCCGGGACCACGGTCCTTATTGTTGAGCAGAACACAAAGCAGACCCTTTCGATCGCTGACCGGGCGTATGTGCTCGAGACCGGCAGGATTACGCTTCAGGGTACAGGCCAGGCACTGCTTAATGATGAGCATGTGAAAAAAGCATATCTGGGAGTGTAA
- a CDS encoding CBS domain-containing protein: protein MFVSDWMTRKVITIAPDSSVSEAVKLMKEKKIKHIPVVKDERLKGIISDRDIREFSPSKATSLDVYELHYLLATTKVKELMKTKVVTITPDSPVEEAAMLMYDNSIGSLPVIENSRVAGIISDRDIFRVLVDITGVRHGGHRIAVMVDDRPGSVREVADIIRKYGFSLQSILTSYEKAAKGYRNVVIRCSGEGKFGALKSELMGTFKGVKIDKG from the coding sequence ATGTTCGTTTCTGACTGGATGACAAGAAAAGTGATCACCATAGCTCCTGACAGCAGCGTTTCCGAAGCAGTCAAGCTCATGAAGGAGAAGAAGATAAAGCATATCCCTGTGGTAAAGGACGAGAGGCTCAAGGGCATCATATCGGACAGGGACATCAGGGAGTTCAGTCCGTCCAAGGCAACATCACTCGATGTGTATGAACTGCATTACCTCCTTGCAACTACCAAAGTAAAAGAGCTGATGAAGACAAAGGTCGTCACGATTACTCCGGATTCCCCGGTTGAAGAGGCTGCCATGCTTATGTATGACAACAGCATCGGTTCTCTTCCTGTCATCGAAAACAGCAGGGTTGCCGGCATCATATCCGATAGGGACATATTCCGGGTGCTGGTGGATATTACCGGCGTTAGGCACGGTGGCCATAGAATAGCGGTGATGGTTGATGACAGACCCGGTTCTGTGCGAGAGGTGGCAGACATCATCAGAAAATACGGCTTTAGCCTGCAGAGCATTCTTACTTCCTACGAAAAAGCAGCAAAGGGTTATCGGAACGTCGTTATCCGGTGCAGCGGAGAAGGCAAGTTCGGGGCGCTGAAATCAGAGCTCATGGGAACATTCAAGGGAGTGAAGATAGACAAGGGGTAG
- a CDS encoding SRPBCC family protein gives MIIKNKIRMSAPPEKIWGFITDPMLMKIWNPRITAVVPITPGRPQANSQYRIRYKLAAKESNFLAEILEYEDSARIALHFSGGNLPKKGFIQEIYEVFPDSKGTLLKQTVLIEKSGMGIAGRLSLRIRNIMGASSGKRYLSRLRELAEGSS, from the coding sequence ATGATCATCAAGAACAAAATACGCATGTCTGCGCCGCCGGAAAAGATCTGGGGCTTTATTACCGATCCCATGCTCATGAAGATTTGGAACCCCAGGATAACGGCTGTCGTGCCGATAACCCCCGGAAGACCGCAGGCAAATTCGCAATATCGGATTCGGTATAAGCTGGCAGCGAAGGAAAGCAATTTTCTCGCAGAAATCCTGGAGTATGAGGATTCTGCGCGTATTGCGCTTCACTTTTCAGGCGGCAACCTCCCCAAAAAAGGCTTTATTCAGGAGATCTATGAGGTGTTTCCTGACAGCAAGGGAACTCTGCTGAAGCAAACCGTTCTTATTGAGAAAAGCGGTATGGGGATTGCCGGCAGATTGTCGCTGAGAATAAGAAATATCATGGGGGCGTCTTCAGGCAAAAGATACCTTTCCCGCCTGAGGGAACTGGCAGAAGGTTCTTCCTGA
- a CDS encoding HD domain-containing protein, with the protein MDVLTIINYYFAPGSAASDILIEHSSLVMEKAIAVAEHVSHLSPDITFIKEAAMLHDIGIVFVHAPELGCHGDRPYICHGYLGRELLEKEGFPRHALVCERHIGTGLGITDIEALNLPLPMRDMRPQTIEEKIVCYADKFYSKRIGRLRQEKSEDEVREELEKFGPEKLGAFEELHRLFNNRSSQEKGRLQEQ; encoded by the coding sequence ATGGATGTGCTAACAATTATAAATTACTATTTCGCTCCGGGCTCAGCTGCCTCTGATATCCTTATTGAGCACAGCAGTTTGGTCATGGAAAAGGCCATTGCTGTTGCTGAACACGTGAGCCACCTATCGCCTGATATCACGTTTATCAAAGAGGCAGCCATGCTTCATGACATAGGCATCGTTTTTGTCCATGCACCTGAGCTTGGTTGTCATGGGGACAGGCCATACATCTGTCACGGTTATCTTGGACGGGAGCTTCTTGAAAAAGAAGGTTTTCCCCGGCACGCACTTGTTTGTGAGAGGCATATTGGCACCGGCCTCGGCATCACGGACATTGAGGCGCTGAATCTTCCTCTCCCCATGCGGGACATGAGGCCGCAGACCATTGAAGAAAAGATCGTCTGCTATGCGGACAAGTTCTATTCAAAAAGGATCGGCCGGCTGCGGCAGGAAAAATCAGAAGATGAGGTGAGAGAGGAATTAGAGAAGTTCGGGCCTGAAAAACTCGGGGCTTTCGAAGAACTGCATCGGCTTTTCAATAATAGATCTTCTCAAGAAAAAGGCCGGCTGCAGGAGCAGTAG
- the truA gene encoding tRNA pseudouridine(38-40) synthase TruA, with protein sequence MRHIKLLLEYDGTNYQGWQSQKSGNTIQDVLCKTIVSVTGHQIRLSGASRTDAGVHALGQVAVFSTDSDLTIDVLKRALNAKLPEDIRVVSIEETDGLFNPRFNAVKKRYIYLINIGRDRSAFLYNYQWQIKTTLDLDAMREAASLLTGEHDFSSLRGSGCSAKTTVRHIYSLEIAALQSMEFMSASMKGDWIRVSVEANAFLRHMVRNIVGTLAEVGKGKLEARDVNAILNARDRTMAGPTAPAAGLFLEKIYY encoded by the coding sequence ATGAGACATATTAAGCTGCTGCTTGAATACGACGGCACGAATTACCAAGGATGGCAGTCTCAAAAGTCAGGGAATACCATACAGGATGTTCTTTGCAAAACGATCGTCAGTGTTACAGGCCATCAAATTCGACTTTCCGGTGCGAGCAGGACAGACGCAGGCGTTCATGCCCTGGGACAGGTTGCTGTCTTCAGCACAGATTCAGACCTGACCATCGATGTCCTGAAAAGGGCATTGAATGCAAAGCTTCCGGAAGATATCAGGGTTGTCAGCATAGAAGAAACTGATGGTCTGTTCAATCCGCGCTTTAATGCAGTGAAAAAAAGATATATCTATCTTATAAACATCGGCAGGGACAGGTCGGCCTTTCTTTATAACTACCAATGGCAGATAAAGACAACCCTTGATCTCGACGCAATGAGAGAAGCCGCTTCACTCTTGACAGGGGAACACGATTTTTCATCTCTCAGGGGTTCAGGATGCAGCGCAAAGACAACAGTGAGGCATATTTATTCTCTTGAGATCGCAGCCCTTCAATCCATGGAGTTCATGTCTGCTTCGATGAAGGGCGACTGGATCAGGGTATCCGTGGAGGCTAATGCTTTTCTGAGGCATATGGTCAGAAACATTGTCGGCACCCTTGCAGAGGTCGGCAAGGGTAAGCTCGAAGCGAGAGATGTGAACGCTATACTCAATGCACGGGACAGAACAATGGCCGGCCCTACTGCTCCTGCAGCCGGCCTTTTTCTTGAGAAGATCTATTATTGA
- a CDS encoding GAF domain-containing protein — protein sequence MSVVVLSFLVIFFRYVFSPIIPFMNYIPDVSVSLVVTFIFFLSVVGLYLSMQLSKETIRIIQDYSNRLERMLGITRDLREEIYGDILLEKIMDYALSITDSAAGSLLLLDEKKKLVFKIVRGEKAAELLGTAVELGKGITGSVALEGKSLSISDVKKSELFNPQFDALTGFETKSILCVPLKTSSGVIGVLAVLNKEGGHHYRQRDEEILSYLAEQAAISILKTKFVEDQKNYEIHLTDLLLETIDFQQPEKKGHALRVARYSNVLAKALGMSMEEKKRLYFASLLHDVGFLKIDPDEAYKKDVYMQHPVIGYEMIRPITFYTEIAPFILYHHEQYDGNGYPPTKRKGENIPLEARIIAIAEAFDAMTSPLSYKVPLTYEDALQELKQKAGTQFDPKLVDLFVSNITPGHTK from the coding sequence ATGAGCGTTGTTGTTCTCTCATTTCTTGTGATATTTTTTCGTTATGTCTTCTCTCCGATCATCCCCTTCATGAATTATATTCCGGACGTATCGGTCTCTCTCGTTGTTACCTTCATTTTTTTTCTTTCTGTGGTGGGCCTCTATCTTTCAATGCAGCTGTCAAAGGAAACGATCAGGATCATCCAGGACTACAGCAACAGGCTTGAGAGAATGTTGGGTATTACCAGGGATCTGAGGGAGGAGATCTATGGCGATATCCTTCTCGAAAAGATCATGGACTATGCTCTTTCCATAACGGATTCAGCAGCCGGCTCCCTGCTTCTGCTGGATGAAAAAAAGAAGCTTGTCTTCAAGATCGTAAGGGGTGAAAAGGCCGCCGAGCTGCTCGGCACTGCCGTGGAGCTTGGCAAGGGCATTACGGGGTCAGTAGCCCTTGAAGGGAAGTCCCTCTCCATTTCTGACGTAAAAAAGAGCGAACTGTTTAATCCTCAGTTTGACGCTCTGACAGGCTTTGAGACGAAATCAATCCTTTGCGTTCCGCTCAAGACAAGCTCCGGGGTTATTGGCGTGCTTGCAGTTCTCAATAAAGAGGGCGGCCATCACTACCGTCAGAGAGATGAAGAGATCCTCAGTTATCTTGCGGAGCAGGCGGCCATTTCGATCCTCAAGACAAAATTTGTCGAAGATCAGAAGAATTATGAAATACACCTCACTGACCTGCTCCTTGAAACAATTGATTTCCAGCAGCCTGAGAAGAAGGGGCATGCTCTCAGAGTCGCCCGGTACAGCAATGTTCTTGCGAAGGCGCTTGGCATGTCAATGGAAGAGAAGAAACGTCTGTATTTTGCAAGTCTGCTGCATGATGTCGGCTTTCTCAAGATCGACCCTGACGAGGCATACAAGAAAGATGTTTACATGCAGCATCCGGTGATCGGGTATGAGATGATCAGACCTATCACATTTTATACAGAGATTGCTCCCTTCATACTTTATCATCACGAGCAATATGACGGGAATGGGTATCCTCCGACAAAGCGCAAGGGAGAGAACATCCCGCTTGAAGCCCGCATCATAGCAATAGCCGAAGCTTTTGATGCGATGACAAGCCCCCTGTCGTATAAGGTGCCCTTGACCTACGAGGATGCGCTTCAGGAGCTGAAACAGAAGGCAGGCACCCAGTTCGACCCAAAACTGGTCGATCTTTTCGTCAGCAATATCACCCCCGGGCATACCAAATAA
- a CDS encoding PLP-dependent transferase produces MKKNITGFGTDAVHKGEGQFPHHPSSTPIFQTSTFYFDTIEEAGRVNQGAQKGFVYTRIGNPTVEVFEKKLAALERAEDAVAFASGMAALAAVFLEVLAPGDEMISSSRIYGGSKGFFEQILKKSGCMVRFFDPYDNVQKQIASLVNRKTKLIFFETPSNPELSIIDMRAIASLAKKYRLFSVIDNTFATPYLQHPLSDGIDCVVHSATKYIGGHGDAIGGIVAGSTKFIGRLRATMLLCMGGCISPFNAWLFIRGLKTLHVRMDYHCRSAEKITGFLSGHKKITRVIYPGLKEHPGHEIAKKQMAAYGGMLSFTLESRSACQRFLNNVRLCKIGVSLGDTETLVLNSSLMFHGDRSDAACRKAGMDPALIRVSTGLEDPADIIDDLRTALKSV; encoded by the coding sequence ATGAAAAAGAATATTACAGGATTTGGAACAGACGCAGTCCACAAGGGTGAGGGGCAGTTTCCCCACCATCCTTCGAGCACGCCTATCTTTCAGACCAGCACCTTTTACTTTGATACCATTGAAGAGGCTGGCAGGGTCAATCAGGGAGCTCAAAAGGGATTTGTCTATACCAGAATAGGCAATCCCACTGTAGAGGTCTTTGAGAAGAAGCTTGCAGCGCTTGAAAGAGCTGAGGATGCAGTTGCCTTTGCATCCGGCATGGCTGCCCTGGCTGCCGTTTTTCTGGAGGTCCTTGCTCCTGGAGATGAGATGATATCGAGCAGCCGCATTTATGGCGGCTCAAAGGGCTTTTTTGAACAGATCCTGAAAAAGAGCGGCTGCATGGTCCGGTTCTTCGATCCCTATGACAACGTGCAGAAACAAATAGCATCGCTGGTCAACCGAAAGACAAAACTTATTTTCTTTGAAACACCGTCAAATCCTGAGCTGAGCATTATTGACATGAGGGCCATCGCTTCCCTGGCAAAAAAATACAGGCTTTTCAGCGTTATTGACAACACGTTTGCCACGCCTTATCTTCAGCATCCCCTGTCCGACGGCATAGACTGCGTTGTCCATTCGGCGACAAAATATATTGGCGGCCATGGCGACGCCATTGGCGGCATTGTGGCAGGCTCAACGAAGTTCATCGGCCGGCTCAGGGCGACCATGCTGCTCTGCATGGGCGGATGCATATCCCCCTTCAACGCGTGGCTCTTTATCAGGGGCTTAAAGACGCTTCATGTCCGTATGGACTACCACTGCAGGTCAGCAGAGAAGATCACAGGCTTTCTTTCAGGGCATAAGAAAATAACACGTGTCATATATCCAGGGTTGAAAGAACATCCAGGCCATGAGATCGCAAAAAAGCAGATGGCTGCGTATGGCGGGATGTTGTCATTCACCCTTGAAAGCAGAAGTGCCTGTCAACGGTTTCTGAATAATGTCAGATTATGTAAAATTGGCGTAAGCCTTGGCGATACAGAAACTTTAGTATTAAACAGTTCCCTCATGTTTCACGGCGATCGTTCAGACGCTGCATGCCGAAAGGCAGGCATGGATCCTGCGCTGATCAGAGTTTCAACCGGACTTGAAGACCCGGCCGATATCATCGATGATCTGAGAACTGCGCTCAAGTCAGTGTAA
- a CDS encoding 4Fe-4S binding protein: protein MKGSIVIDRELCKGCGNCIEACPLKVIAMTKQFNKVGYFIASPIDTAKCTGCAICANMCPEIAITVYQEE from the coding sequence GTGAAAGGCAGCATTGTCATTGACCGGGAATTATGCAAAGGCTGCGGCAACTGCATTGAGGCTTGTCCCTTGAAGGTCATTGCGATGACAAAGCAGTTTAACAAGGTGGGGTATTTTATTGCAAGCCCAATAGATACTGCGAAATGCACGGGCTGCGCGATCTGTGCGAACATGTGCCCGGAGATCGCTATTACGGTCTATCAGGAAGAATAG
- the recN gene encoding DNA repair protein RecN yields the protein MLKELNIRNLAIIDDLTVRFEKGLNVLTGETGAGKSIIVDALGLALGDRAQNDLIKAGEKEATVQAYFELEDTSELPEIGIDVSEGIVLRRIVSSSGKSRAYINDSMVTLQTLTEMGKSLVDIHSQHEHQSLLTADKQRLILDSYGGHTHEIEQVRELYAVVQSLREEFNALAEKIKERAHRIDLLSFQINEIESAGLMPEEKQTLEEERKILSNLSRLKELTETAYALLYEEDGACTDNLAKVLGKLRDMQAVDPSIADTLSLVESAMPLLEDAAIALRVFKDKYDLDPERIDEVQDRLEKIKRLQKKYGESIEAILDYKRTASEELESLGAFDERLLAVEEELKKNVEALLTVARALSEKREKTAKKIEDLIEKTLRELAFSNTQFRIEVSQETDQEGKCRINFNGIDRIDFLFSANSGEPLKPLAKIASGGELSRIMLSLKSILADVDHVPVLIFDEVDAGIGGRTADSVARKLLRISGKHQLICITHLPQIASLADHHLKIEKRQKANGVSVSVHELSGTERQDEIARMLSGTVTEISRRHAEELLERTR from the coding sequence ATGCTGAAAGAACTGAACATCCGGAACCTTGCGATCATCGATGATCTTACGGTCAGATTCGAAAAAGGGCTCAATGTCCTGACAGGAGAAACAGGGGCAGGCAAATCGATCATCGTTGACGCTCTCGGTCTTGCCCTGGGTGATCGGGCCCAGAATGATCTGATCAAGGCAGGGGAAAAGGAAGCAACGGTTCAGGCATACTTCGAACTGGAAGATACCAGTGAATTGCCGGAGATCGGCATAGACGTTTCAGAGGGCATTGTGCTCAGGAGGATCGTCTCAAGTTCAGGAAAAAGCAGGGCGTACATTAACGATTCCATGGTCACGCTCCAGACCCTGACAGAGATGGGCAAATCCCTTGTTGATATTCACAGTCAGCATGAACATCAAAGTCTCCTTACGGCTGATAAGCAGCGGCTTATCCTTGACTCCTATGGGGGCCATACGCATGAGATAGAGCAGGTGAGGGAGCTCTATGCTGTTGTGCAGTCACTCAGGGAAGAGTTCAATGCACTCGCCGAGAAGATCAAGGAGCGGGCTCACAGAATAGACCTTCTCAGCTTTCAGATCAATGAAATAGAATCAGCAGGGTTGATGCCGGAGGAAAAGCAGACGCTTGAAGAAGAGCGGAAGATCCTCTCTAATCTAAGCCGTCTGAAGGAACTGACCGAAACCGCATATGCGCTCCTTTACGAGGAGGACGGTGCATGCACTGACAACCTTGCCAAGGTTCTCGGCAAACTGCGGGATATGCAGGCTGTTGATCCCAGTATCGCTGATACGCTGAGCCTGGTAGAATCTGCAATGCCGCTTCTTGAAGATGCCGCAATTGCGCTGAGGGTATTCAAGGATAAATACGATCTTGATCCTGAGCGCATAGATGAGGTACAGGATCGGCTCGAAAAGATAAAGAGGCTGCAGAAAAAATATGGAGAGAGCATAGAGGCAATTCTGGATTATAAGAGAACTGCTTCTGAGGAGCTGGAGTCGCTTGGAGCCTTTGATGAGCGACTTTTGGCGGTTGAGGAAGAGCTCAAGAAAAATGTTGAGGCCCTCCTGACCGTTGCCCGTGCCCTTTCAGAAAAGCGGGAAAAAACCGCGAAGAAGATAGAAGACCTGATTGAAAAGACCCTCAGAGAGCTGGCCTTCTCGAACACGCAATTCAGGATCGAGGTAAGCCAGGAAACTGATCAGGAGGGCAAATGCAGGATCAATTTCAACGGGATCGACCGGATCGATTTTCTCTTTTCCGCAAATAGCGGAGAACCGCTCAAACCGCTTGCAAAGATAGCTTCAGGCGGTGAGCTCTCAAGGATCATGCTGAGCCTGAAGAGCATTCTGGCTGATGTTGACCACGTTCCTGTCCTGATCTTTGACGAAGTGGATGCAGGTATTGGCGGCAGGACCGCTGACAGTGTTGCCAGGAAGCTCCTCAGGATATCCGGGAAGCACCAGCTCATCTGTATTACTCATCTGCCTCAGATCGCGAGTCTGGCTGACCATCACCTGAAGATAGAGAAGAGGCAGAAGGCCAACGGCGTTTCCGTTTCCGTGCATGAGCTTTCAGGAACAGAACGGCAGGACGAGATCGCGCGAATGCTGAGCGGAACAGTTACCGAGATATCCCGCAGGCACGCTGAAGAGCTTCTGGAGAGAACGAGGTGA
- a CDS encoding DUF401 family protein, with protein sequence MPDLIKISLIFFLMLGLLRRKIGIGYVMFIASVALFLLYRMSLSDILVIAGNVVASSIAIKLLLSLSLIRIFELVLREQNILNAMMDTITSSFRSRKAVIISMPLLIGTLPSLGGAYFSAPMVEVATRDTEMSQEEKAFINYWFRHPWECILPLYPGIVFASAVSHIPLNRLAITNAVCAAALVATGFIYGMRGIGHPLQNRDEPVSRLNRRAWLNFLPILVVMILVIVVGIELHYALLLVLIPIFILCRYSGRQIFAAVRYGFSWDVIIMIAGIIFFKETMDASGAVKDLGRFFIEHGIPLVPVFCLLPFLAGLLTGHTVGFVGSTFPLLVSIGSQAPLSLVSLAFVSGFVGVLLSPVHLCLILTREYFRADLSGIYRKTIPAGAIVFAIAIVQYFFMQ encoded by the coding sequence ATGCCGGATCTTATAAAAATATCCCTTATTTTTTTCCTCATGCTCGGCCTGCTCAGGAGGAAGATCGGAATAGGCTATGTAATGTTCATTGCCTCAGTGGCCTTGTTCCTGCTCTATCGCATGAGTCTGTCAGATATCCTTGTTATTGCCGGAAATGTTGTTGCCAGCAGTATTGCCATCAAACTTCTCCTCTCCTTATCGCTCATCAGGATATTTGAGCTGGTTCTCAGGGAACAAAATATTCTCAATGCCATGATGGATACGATAACAAGTTCCTTCAGGTCCAGGAAGGCTGTCATCATATCGATGCCATTACTGATAGGAACGCTCCCTTCCCTTGGCGGCGCTTATTTCTCTGCTCCCATGGTTGAGGTGGCAACCAGGGATACGGAGATGAGCCAAGAGGAAAAGGCCTTTATTAACTACTGGTTCAGGCATCCCTGGGAATGCATTCTCCCGCTGTACCCCGGGATCGTTTTTGCCTCAGCTGTTTCTCATATCCCGCTTAACAGGCTGGCCATAACAAATGCTGTCTGTGCGGCAGCTCTGGTAGCGACAGGATTTATTTATGGCATGAGAGGTATCGGACATCCCCTGCAGAACAGAGACGAGCCTGTGTCGCGCCTTAACAGGAGAGCGTGGCTGAATTTCCTGCCGATTTTAGTTGTGATGATCCTGGTCATTGTTGTTGGCATTGAACTTCATTATGCCTTGCTCCTTGTGCTTATCCCTATCTTCATCCTCTGTCGGTACAGCGGCCGTCAGATCTTTGCTGCGGTGAGATACGGCTTTTCGTGGGACGTGATCATTATGATTGCCGGCATTATTTTCTTCAAAGAAACCATGGACGCTTCAGGCGCAGTGAAAGATCTGGGCAGGTTTTTTATTGAGCATGGTATTCCTTTGGTGCCTGTATTCTGCCTGCTTCCATTTCTTGCCGGACTTCTGACCGGCCATACGGTCGGGTTTGTGGGGAGTACCTTCCCCCTGCTTGTCAGTATCGGTTCTCAGGCCCCGCTATCTCTGGTGTCTCTTGCCTTTGTTTCGGGCTTTGTCGGCGTGCTCCTTTCTCCTGTACATCTATGTCTGATACTGACAAGAGAATATTTTAGGGCAGACCTTTCCGGGATATACAGAAAGACGATCCCTGCCGGCGCAATAGTCTTCGCCATAGCAATTGTCCAGTATTTTTTCATGCAATAA
- a CDS encoding ParA family protein — translation MNKVISIVNQKGGVGKTTTAVNLAASLALSGEKILLIDLDPQGNSTSGLGIVRDEVEKTLYSVIAGDCSLAEAVVHTQIEQLFLVPSSADLLGAEIELIEKDGREGILAKTLEDLKDSYRYIFIDCPPSLGLLTLNALVASDSVLVPVQCEYYALEGLSMLTKTIRRIQASFNPRLDIKGIVLTMFDTRNNLAHQVVEEVRKHFGDKVYQTMIPRNIALGEAPSHGKPAMLYDMKSRGAQSYLALAKEILREDSTG, via the coding sequence ATGAACAAAGTGATATCCATTGTAAATCAAAAGGGCGGGGTAGGAAAAACAACTACAGCAGTTAATCTTGCTGCCTCTCTTGCACTGTCAGGAGAAAAGATACTCCTGATAGACCTTGACCCTCAGGGCAACTCAACCTCAGGGCTTGGCATAGTCAGGGATGAGGTCGAAAAAACCCTGTACAGCGTTATTGCGGGTGACTGCTCGCTTGCTGAGGCAGTAGTGCATACGCAGATAGAACAGCTTTTTCTGGTCCCTTCCAGCGCAGATCTGCTCGGAGCAGAAATTGAGCTCATCGAAAAAGATGGGCGAGAGGGTATTCTGGCCAAGACACTCGAAGACCTGAAGGATAGTTACCGGTACATATTCATAGATTGCCCCCCGTCTCTTGGCCTGCTGACCCTGAACGCTCTTGTTGCTTCTGACTCAGTTCTGGTTCCTGTTCAGTGCGAGTATTACGCTCTTGAGGGGTTGAGCATGCTGACAAAGACGATCCGGCGCATTCAGGCATCATTCAACCCTCGCCTTGACATCAAGGGCATTGTGCTGACCATGTTTGACACCAGGAACAATCTCGCTCATCAGGTAGTTGAAGAGGTGAGGAAGCATTTTGGGGATAAGGTATATCAGACGATGATCCCAAGAAATATTGCATTGGGCGAGGCTCCAAGTCATGGGAAGCCGGCAATGCTCTATGATATGAAGTCCAGGGGGGCTCAGAGCTATCTTGCCCTGGCAAAGGAGATATTACGTGAAGACAGCACTGGGTAG
- a CDS encoding ParB/RepB/Spo0J family partition protein → MKTALGRGLDALIPDKGENITHIDLDRILPGKQQPRKVFNESALNELSASIKEKGVLQPILVSRTGDGSFYLIAGERRWRAATLAGLKKIPAIIKNVDSRDSLEMALIENIQREELNPIETAEGFNRLLLEFSLTQEDLADKVGKERATVANYLRLLKLPSEIKDMLYAGKLSMGHARALLALDGRINQVEAARKIIKNGLSVREAELISKKTKKSAKIPRDNDPQIASLEEKLLRHLGTKVHIAQKNRKKGKIEIEYYSLEELNRLLDILMQ, encoded by the coding sequence GTGAAGACAGCACTGGGTAGAGGGCTCGACGCCCTCATCCCTGATAAGGGAGAAAATATTACTCATATTGATCTAGATCGAATACTGCCGGGCAAGCAGCAGCCGAGAAAAGTATTCAATGAGAGCGCCTTGAATGAGCTTTCCGCATCTATAAAAGAAAAAGGGGTTCTGCAGCCGATCCTTGTTTCGAGGACTGGTGACGGCTCCTTTTATCTGATTGCCGGGGAAAGAAGATGGCGGGCTGCTACACTTGCCGGACTGAAAAAAATTCCGGCTATCATAAAGAATGTTGACTCACGAGACTCCCTCGAAATGGCATTGATCGAGAATATTCAGAGGGAGGAACTCAATCCGATCGAAACAGCTGAAGGCTTCAACCGCCTGCTGCTTGAGTTCAGCCTGACCCAGGAAGACCTTGCAGATAAGGTCGGCAAGGAAAGAGCAACGGTCGCAAACTACCTGAGGCTTCTCAAGCTGCCTTCAGAAATAAAGGATATGCTGTACGCAGGAAAGCTGAGCATGGGACATGCCAGGGCATTGCTGGCACTCGATGGCAGGATAAATCAGGTAGAAGCAGCCAGAAAGATCATAAAAAATGGGCTCAGCGTAAGAGAGGCAGAATTAATATCCAAAAAAACCAAGAAATCTGCTAAAATACCTCGCGATAATGACCCCCAGATCGCTTCTCTTGAGGAAAAGCTCTTGAGACACTTGGGAACAAAAGTTCATATTGCTCAGAAAAACAGAAAGAAGGGGAAAATAGAGATAGAATACTATTCTCTTGAGGAGCTTAACAGACTCCTTGACATATTAATGCAATGA